A genomic region of Arachis hypogaea cultivar Tifrunner chromosome 5, arahy.Tifrunner.gnm2.J5K5, whole genome shotgun sequence contains the following coding sequences:
- the LOC112799620 gene encoding alcohol dehydrogenase 1-like — protein MTNRGVDRSVECTGSIKAMISAFEYVHDGWGVAILVGMPIKDDVFKTHPMNFLNERTLKGTFYGNYKPRTNLPNVVEKYMKGELELEKFITHTVPFPEINKPFNLMLKGESIKCIIRMDE, from the exons ATGACCAATAGAGGCGTAGATCGTTCTGTTGAATGTACTGGCAGCATCAAAGCTATGATCTCAGCATTTGAATATGTCCATGAT GGTTGGGGTGTTGCTATTCTTGTTGGTATGCCAATCAAAGATGATGTTTTCAAAACTCATCCTATGAACTTCTTGAATGAGAGAACTCTCAAGGGTACCTTCTATGGTAACTACAAACCCCGAACCAATCTTCCTAATGTTGTGGAGAAGTACATGAAAGGG GAGTTGGAACTTGAGAAATTTATCACTCACACCGTTCCGTTCCCAGAGATTAACAAGCCTTTTAATTTGATGCTGAAAGGAGAGTCCATCAAGTGCATCATTCGGATGGATGAATAA